A window of Nitrospirota bacterium genomic DNA:
GGGAATCCCGCTCCTGAAGCAGATGGCGGAGGAATGCGGCGGGAAGGTCGAAATCGAGACCGCTGAAGGAATAGGCACTTCCATTACAGCCTCGTTCCGGCATGGCCACATAGACAGAAAACCGCTTGGAGACATTGCCAGCACAATAACGACCCTTATCTACTGCCATCCTGCGATAAATTTCAGGTATGAGCACGGCCGTGACGGAGATATATACAGCCTGAATACCGAAGAACTCCGGGAAGAACTCGGCGATATGCCGCTGAACTCTTCGGAAGTCATTAAATTTATTAAAAACAGTATTAACTCATGGATTAACAACACATAATACTGTTAATATATTTTCCATATAAAGAACAATATTTATCCAACAGCCTTAAAGTTAATAACTCCTTATGGAGATGTCATGACGCATAACGGCAAGATATTGGTAGTTGATGATGAACCGGACGTTCTGAAGAGCTGCGAGAGTATCCTCAGGCAAGA
This region includes:
- a CDS encoding ATP-binding protein, with amino-acid sequence MRDLSLHILDIAENSINAGADNILIKINEDTHENTMTIEVRDNGRGMDKETLLNVSDPFFSTKKVRGNIGLGIPLLKQMAEECGGKVEIETAEGIGTSITASFRHGHIDRKPLGDIASTITTLIYCHPAINFRYEHGRDGDIYSLNTEELREELGDMPLNSSEVIKFIKNSINSWINNT